In Luteipulveratus mongoliensis, the DNA window CAGCCAGTCGCCGGTCATCGAGACGAGCCCGGCGCCCACGAGGAGCCTCAGGTCTCGCCGGCGACGGAGCAGGCGCCACGGGGCGCCGAGATCGAGGTGTGCGATGAGTGACGTCACAGTTGACACCATAGCGACGTCATCACGATGTCGTCTAGACGTCGCTAGCGACATCACCGAAGCTCCGTTGGTCGAGTAGCCGGAGCGCCAGCGGAGGCGTATCGAGACCAGGTGCGCGCACTCACCAGGTCTCGATACGGCTCGCGCTGGGGCGCTCACCTACTCGACCGGCGCGGGTAGCAGGCGCTCGCTCGTGACCGGTAGGGACATCCGTACCTCGAAGTGTCGGGCTGGCTGGCTAGTGATGTCACCGGCGTCCCGGCAGGTTTGAGGACATGCAAACCAAGGAAGTCCGGGGGCCGGTTCAGCCGGTGGTCGAGGTCGTGGACATCGCCAAGACGTACGCCGGTGCGGGCGGAGTGCCCGCGCTCGACGGGGTGTCCGTCGCGTTCGCAAGAGGGACGTTCTGCGCCGTGATGGGGCCGTCAGGGTCCGGGAAGTCGACGCTGCTGCACTGCGCGGCCGGTCTCGACCGGCCCGACCGCGGCGACGTGCGGCTCGGCGGTGAGGACATCGGGCGGCTGAAGGAGCCGGCCCTGACGCGGGCGCGACGTCGCCGCGTCGGGTTCGTCTTCCAGTCGTACAACCTGATGGACTCGTTGACCGTGTGGCAGAACGTGCTCCTGCCGCGGAAGCTCGCCGGTGACCGGCCGGACAAGGCGTGGGCACGTGAGGTGATCGCTCGGGTGGGGCTGAGCGGACGCGAGCATGATCGGCCGGGTCAGCTGTCCGGCGGTCAACGCCAACGGGTCGCGCTCGCTCGAGCACTGGCCGCTCGCCCCGAGGTGATCTTCGCCGACGAGCCGACCGGTGCCCTCGACCTGTCGACCGGTCGCGAGGTGCTGACGCTCCTGCGCGAGGCGGTCGACGACTTCGGTACGTCGGTCGTGATGGTCACGCACGATCCCGCATCTGCCGCCTGGGCGGACCGGGTGGTGTTCCTGGCCGACGGTCGGATCGTCTCCGAGCTCGGCTATCCCACGTCGGAGCAGATCGCGGCGCAGATGATGGCGGTCAGCGCATGATGCTGCGACTCGCTCTCGGCACCCTGCGGCACCGGGTCGGCGCGTTCGTCGGGACCTTCGTCGCAGCGGTCCTCGCGGTCGCGCTGCTGGCGGCGGGCGGGCTGCTGCTCTTCTCCGTGCTGACCGCAAAGGCGCCCGCGGACCGGTTCGCCGCCTCCGACCTGGTCGTCTCCACCGACCGTCACGTTACGGTGACGAGCACGCACGAGAAGAAGAAGGGTAAGACCAAGACGAAGACCAAGAGCGAGCGGCTGACGGGCGCGGGCACGTTGCCGCCCGACCTCGCCGATCGACTGTCTCGGGTCCCGGGTGTGGCTGCGACTGTTGCGGATTCGGCATTTCCGGTGGTGCTGGTCGGCCCACATGGGCAGTCCGTTCACGGCGCTGACGATGCTCCTGTGATCGGACACGGTTGGGGCTCGGCCCAGCTCACGCCGTACGCCCTCCGCACCGGCCGTACGCCGCGCGCCGGCGAGGCGGTCATCGACGCCGATCTGGCTCAGCGGGGCGGACTGTCGGTCGGCTCCCGGGTGATGGTCACCTCTCGCGCCGGCACCCGACCGCTGGTCGTCTCGGGAGTCGCGGCACCTTCTGGTCGCGCTGGCTTGCCCGCGCAGGGCGCGTTGTTCGTCGCGGACTCCGCCATCGGGCAGGTGTCGGGTCTGAGCGGGCCGACAGCGGTCGGCGTACAGGCTGTTCGTGGGACGTCGATCGGTGAGCTGCGTGACGGCGTACGGTCGGTGGCCGGCGATCTGCCGGTGCGGACCGGTGGGGATCGCG includes these proteins:
- a CDS encoding ABC transporter ATP-binding protein; translation: MQTKEVRGPVQPVVEVVDIAKTYAGAGGVPALDGVSVAFARGTFCAVMGPSGSGKSTLLHCAAGLDRPDRGDVRLGGEDIGRLKEPALTRARRRRVGFVFQSYNLMDSLTVWQNVLLPRKLAGDRPDKAWAREVIARVGLSGREHDRPGQLSGGQRQRVALARALAARPEVIFADEPTGALDLSTGREVLTLLREAVDDFGTSVVMVTHDPASAAWADRVVFLADGRIVSELGYPTSEQIAAQMMAVSA